In Paenibacillus sp. FSL M7-0420, a single genomic region encodes these proteins:
- the floA gene encoding flotillin-like protein FloA (flotillin-like protein involved in membrane lipid rafts) encodes MLEASMITFLLIAVAVIIVLSVFFSFFPVMLWVSAWASGVKISIITLVAMRLRRVTPSRIVNPLIKATKAGLGLNINQLESHYLAGGNVDRVVNALIAAQRADIPLEFTRAAAIDLAGRDVLLAVQMSVNPRVIETPIVAAVAKNGIEVKVKARVTVRANIDRLVGGAGEETIIARVGEGIVTTVGSSNSHKDVLENPDSISRTVLSKGLDSGTAFEILSIDIADVDVGKNIGAYLQTEQAEADKRIAQAKAEERRAMAVAHEQEMKARVVEMKALVVESESRVPLAMAEALRSGKLGVMDYMNLKNIEADTQMRGSLGKLNDGDDSSRPPHK; translated from the coding sequence ATGTTAGAAGCATCTATGATTACTTTTTTGCTGATCGCGGTAGCCGTGATTATTGTACTAAGCGTCTTCTTCAGCTTCTTCCCCGTCATGCTGTGGGTGTCCGCCTGGGCCTCCGGGGTCAAAATCAGCATTATCACGCTGGTAGCCATGCGTCTGCGCCGGGTAACGCCGAGCCGGATTGTCAATCCGCTGATTAAAGCGACTAAGGCCGGGCTGGGGCTGAATATCAATCAGCTTGAGAGCCATTATCTGGCCGGAGGGAATGTGGACCGTGTAGTGAACGCGCTGATTGCCGCCCAGAGAGCGGATATTCCGCTGGAATTCACACGTGCCGCCGCCATCGATCTGGCTGGACGAGATGTGCTGCTGGCGGTTCAGATGAGCGTTAACCCGCGTGTCATTGAGACGCCGATTGTTGCGGCTGTAGCCAAGAACGGGATTGAAGTCAAGGTCAAGGCACGGGTAACGGTGCGGGCCAATATCGACCGGCTGGTCGGGGGTGCGGGCGAAGAGACGATTATTGCCCGTGTCGGCGAGGGGATTGTAACCACAGTCGGCTCCAGTAATTCGCATAAGGATGTGCTGGAGAATCCGGATTCCATCTCCCGGACCGTATTGTCCAAGGGTCTGGACTCAGGGACTGCCTTTGAAATTCTGTCCATTGATATTGCGGATGTGGATGTAGGCAAGAACATTGGTGCGTACCTGCAGACCGAGCAGGCAGAAGCGGATAAGCGCATCGCCCAGGCGAAGGCTGAGGAACGCCGGGCGATGGCGGTTGCCCATGAGCAGGAGATGAAGGCCCGCGTGGTTGAGATGAAGGCGCTGGTCGTTGAATCCGAATCTCGGGTTCCGCTGGCGATGGCCGAAGCCCTGCGCTCCGGCAAGCTTGGCGTGATGGATTATATGAATCTTAAAAACATCGAGGCAGATACGCAGATGCGCGGTTCCCTCGGCAAACTAAACGATGGGGACGACAGCAGCCGTCCGCCCCACAAATAA
- a CDS encoding NfeD family protein: MVLLFLPLAGTVQADNEAVRAPGAAAGTVVGGPVFIIPVDQEIERGLQSFLERGFQEAANYGAVLIVLEIDTPGGRVDSAERIGTLVRDSKIPVVAYIKGNAASAGSYIALNADAIIMKPGSMIGAASLVDMNGKSVEDAKMVSYWKSKMIGAASLNGRDPEVAAGMMDVHLVVNRPELGVNKQAGEIIALSSNEALQAGYADRIAGTEQEAITWLGYSTDDIFRIEHTGAEKMSQFLTHPVVMTILLFVGIAGVFIELLVPGFGVPGIVGTLAFALYFFGNYVAGFAGAETLLLFILGLVMLILELFVPSFGILGILGSISLVAGVVRAAYSFTHALFSLGIAFSAAAVVIVIVAVVFKERGIWNRFILQDSLTREKGFVPVPEKLRLIGASGMSVTPLRPSGTATFGGERIDVVTEGGFIEAQTAVSVVKVEGGRVVVKEAVK; encoded by the coding sequence ATGGTTCTTCTGTTCCTGCCATTGGCGGGGACGGTTCAGGCGGATAATGAAGCGGTCCGCGCACCGGGCGCAGCGGCGGGTACAGTTGTCGGCGGCCCGGTCTTCATCATTCCGGTGGACCAGGAAATCGAACGCGGATTGCAGAGCTTTCTGGAACGGGGCTTTCAGGAGGCGGCGAATTACGGCGCAGTTCTGATTGTTCTGGAGATCGATACACCTGGAGGGCGGGTGGATTCCGCCGAACGAATCGGCACTCTGGTCAGAGACAGCAAGATCCCGGTAGTAGCCTATATCAAAGGCAACGCCGCTTCAGCAGGCAGCTATATCGCGCTGAACGCGGACGCCATTATCATGAAGCCGGGCAGCATGATCGGGGCCGCTTCGCTGGTGGACATGAACGGGAAGAGCGTGGAAGACGCCAAGATGGTATCGTACTGGAAATCCAAAATGATCGGGGCTGCCTCGCTGAACGGGCGTGATCCTGAAGTGGCTGCCGGCATGATGGATGTTCATCTGGTAGTTAACCGCCCGGAACTGGGCGTGAACAAGCAGGCGGGCGAGATTATCGCTCTGAGCAGCAATGAAGCACTTCAGGCTGGTTACGCCGACCGGATTGCTGGAACGGAGCAGGAGGCGATTACCTGGCTGGGCTACTCGACAGACGACATTTTTCGCATTGAACATACCGGTGCGGAGAAAATGTCGCAATTTCTGACTCATCCGGTAGTCATGACAATTCTGCTCTTTGTGGGCATCGCCGGTGTGTTCATCGAGCTGCTGGTGCCCGGCTTTGGGGTGCCCGGAATTGTCGGTACGCTGGCATTTGCCCTCTACTTCTTCGGCAACTATGTGGCCGGCTTCGCCGGGGCGGAGACGCTGCTGCTGTTCATTCTGGGACTGGTGATGCTGATTCTGGAGCTGTTCGTGCCGAGCTTCGGTATTCTGGGAATCCTCGGGTCCATCAGTCTGGTGGCGGGTGTTGTAAGGGCTGCTTACAGCTTTACACATGCGCTGTTCAGCCTTGGTATTGCTTTTTCGGCGGCGGCTGTGGTTATTGTGATTGTAGCCGTAGTCTTCAAGGAGCGGGGAATCTGGAACCGGTTCATCCTTCAGGACAGCCTTACCAGAGAAAAGGGATTCGTGCCTGTCCCGGAGAAGCTGCGTCTGATCGGGGCTTCCGGCATGAGTGTAACCCCGCTGCGTCCGTCCGGAACCGCGACCTTTGGCGGCGAACGGATAGATGTGGTGACAGAAGGCGGGTTCATCGAGGCGCAGACGGCCGTGTCCGTGGTGAAGGTTGAGGGCGGCCGTGTGGTAGTGAAGGAAGCTGTGAAATAA
- a CDS encoding GatB/YqeY domain-containing protein has translation MNLSERLNEDMKQAMKSKDKFTLSTIRMVRSTIKYLEIDLKRTLDDNEVLDILSREIKQRKDALQEFEAAGRDELAASTKAEIEIIIKYLPEQLTEEEIKVIVQQTIQETGASSKSEMGKVMSALMPKVKGRADGKLVNQAVQQFLQ, from the coding sequence ATGAATCTTAGCGAACGATTGAACGAAGATATGAAGCAAGCGATGAAGAGTAAGGACAAGTTCACACTCTCCACCATTCGAATGGTTCGTTCTACAATAAAGTATCTTGAAATAGATTTGAAGAGAACATTAGACGACAACGAAGTGCTTGATATCCTTAGTCGTGAAATCAAACAGCGCAAAGATGCCCTCCAAGAATTTGAAGCAGCGGGTCGCGATGAGCTTGCCGCGAGTACTAAGGCAGAAATCGAGATTATCATTAAATATCTTCCCGAGCAGCTTACCGAAGAAGAAATTAAAGTAATTGTACAGCAGACCATCCAGGAAACCGGTGCTTCTTCGAAAAGTGAAATGGGTAAGGTGATGAGCGCACTGATGCCTAAGGTCAAAGGTCGCGCCGATGGTAAACTTGTGAACCAGGCGGTTCAGCAATTTCTGCAATAA
- the rpsU gene encoding 30S ribosomal protein S21 gives MSETKVRKNETIDAALRRFKRSIAKDGVLAEVKKRKHYEKPSVKRKKKSEAARKRKF, from the coding sequence GTGTCTGAAACGAAAGTTCGCAAAAACGAGACAATTGATGCTGCACTTCGTCGCTTTAAACGTTCCATTGCTAAGGATGGTGTCTTGGCTGAGGTGAAGAAACGCAAGCATTATGAGAAGCCAAGCGTAAAGCGCAAGAAGAAGTCTGAGGCTGCTCGTAAGAGAAAGTTTTAG
- a CDS encoding histidine triad nucleotide-binding protein, which translates to METVFSKIIEGVIPSKKVFENERILAFHDIEPAAPVHVLIIPKKYIASMNEVTPEDLPLIGEIHAVAQQLAAELGIADTGYRLINNCGPDSGMAVPHLHYHLLGGAKLGALTGNSSSHA; encoded by the coding sequence ATGGAAACTGTATTCAGCAAAATTATCGAAGGTGTAATCCCGTCCAAAAAGGTGTTCGAGAATGAGCGGATTCTGGCGTTCCACGATATTGAGCCTGCCGCCCCTGTGCATGTGCTGATTATCCCGAAGAAATACATCGCTTCCATGAATGAGGTTACGCCTGAGGATCTGCCGCTGATTGGCGAGATTCATGCCGTAGCACAGCAGCTTGCCGCAGAGCTCGGAATTGCCGATACCGGCTACCGGCTGATTAATAATTGCGGTCCGGACAGCGGGATGGCAGTGCCGCATCTGCATTATCATCTGCTGGGCGGAGCCAAGCTTGGTGCCCTTACGGGGAACTCCAGCTCTCATGCCTAA
- a CDS encoding AAA family ATPase, translated as MKPILLKLSGLQSYRAQQEIDFASLTETGLFGIFGPTGSGKSSLLDAITLAMYGKVERAVNGTQGIMNHSEDQLSVAFTFELNSSSGARRYRVERKFKRTGEQSVSNTISRFIEVKADGDLVMADKLAEVTRCVEEHIGLKMDDFTRAVVLPQGKFAEFLSLRGVDRRQMLQRLFHLEQYGDGLALKLSRRVKENEAALRALEAEQQGLGSAGKADVEAAAVRVQEAIRHAADCRGRLTEAAKRAERFARIRELQEERTRRESQRQALLAQEEQILLLEQKLGKADEAERRLPALKAWRSAEEAWKARAARAGGLEALAAAAVQEAAAGAEAEAAAQAALSAGEPALREEEGRYRRALELEAELGALHSERAALQARREEAARSLAAGRESLARERELLARGQKKQHELQQSLQPLAVRSQERQSLQEAMQRLQGLRSAEAQWESAERERQGRAAVLAAAEARLAAAGSRRQALDAGRGELLAAAALHQEELRTAEGAAGDAAGRLEGHISALEAALKEQEVHRLSQALAGELQEGVPCPVCGSEHHPSPALVQKQGDPEELDNRLRHVRAQARQALETRHLLHSLLEQDSSWLAGLAGAASEEALHQSAAGSAGAEPAADKTASITSHAAPTTLSNSESHTASDSLSTSEPLKASKLSSSPGSYAASDSLNSSDSHAAPGSLNAPESPDSQAPAPSHLPDEQALSALNGQLSALNEQLAALRGRSAELRRAAADWQRSLQELEQVYHKEAAGAEAEKTWLQGLSVKAEELAASASKLREEWSRLFPQLAPEEAERTYQEMLGKDERAEEIRSRLEISVKFLDEKSLAVQTLNEQLAGLDKELAQWDAQLEGKEALARDKEQRLREWTDGQPAGELLAACERRLLELQTALERSRQEHRRAADKAQQQTREAAVARQAAESAQEHYTAASAQWEESLQSSPFASAAEVEASSLEAGERAQAAERVKSYREEEAECLLQLRSIEDKLAGAVLSSEEWQESQDALLRCKEDDEASLQARARAERDLEDLQQRHIRWVELEDKRAGHAAMQERLSKLQTVLRGNAFVEYIAEEQLMQVCQAASQRLRFLSKQRYALEVDSGGGFVIRDDGNGGVRRPVSTLSGGETFLTSLSLALALSAQIQLRGQYPLQFFFLDEGFGTLDPDLLDTVITSLERLHNDQLSVGIISHVPELRARLPRKLIVVPAEQGGGGSTILLEKM; from the coding sequence TTGAAGCCGATATTATTGAAATTATCCGGGCTGCAGAGTTACCGGGCGCAGCAGGAGATTGATTTTGCGAGCCTGACCGAGACGGGGCTGTTCGGGATCTTCGGTCCGACAGGCAGCGGCAAATCCAGTCTGCTGGACGCGATTACACTGGCGATGTACGGCAAAGTGGAGCGCGCCGTGAACGGAACCCAGGGGATTATGAACCATTCCGAGGACCAACTCAGCGTGGCCTTCACCTTCGAGCTGAACTCCTCTTCCGGGGCGCGCCGCTACCGCGTGGAACGGAAGTTCAAACGCACCGGGGAGCAGTCGGTCAGCAATACGATCAGCCGGTTCATCGAGGTGAAGGCGGACGGGGATCTTGTGATGGCCGATAAGCTGGCGGAGGTTACGCGCTGTGTCGAGGAGCACATCGGGCTGAAGATGGACGACTTCACCCGGGCCGTTGTGCTGCCGCAGGGCAAATTCGCCGAGTTCCTGTCGCTGCGGGGCGTGGACCGCAGGCAGATGCTCCAGCGTCTGTTCCATCTGGAGCAGTACGGCGACGGGCTTGCACTTAAGCTGAGCCGCCGCGTCAAGGAGAACGAGGCGGCACTGCGCGCTCTGGAGGCTGAGCAGCAGGGGCTGGGCAGCGCGGGTAAGGCAGATGTGGAAGCGGCCGCCGTCCGTGTGCAGGAGGCGATCCGTCATGCGGCGGATTGCCGGGGGCGGCTCACGGAGGCTGCGAAGCGCGCCGAGCGCTTCGCCCGCATCCGCGAGCTGCAGGAGGAACGGACCCGCCGCGAGTCGCAGCGGCAGGCCCTGCTGGCCCAGGAGGAGCAGATCCTCCTCCTGGAGCAGAAGCTCGGCAAGGCGGACGAGGCCGAGCGCAGATTGCCCGCGCTGAAGGCCTGGCGCAGCGCGGAGGAGGCCTGGAAGGCCCGGGCGGCACGCGCCGGGGGCCTTGAGGCCTTGGCCGCCGCCGCCGTGCAGGAGGCGGCGGCCGGGGCGGAAGCGGAAGCAGCGGCCCAGGCCGCGCTGTCCGCAGGCGAGCCGGCCCTCCGCGAGGAGGAGGGCCGGTACCGGCGCGCGCTCGAGCTGGAGGCCGAGCTCGGCGCGCTGCACAGCGAGCGGGCGGCGCTGCAGGCGCGCCGCGAGGAAGCCGCCCGGTCCTTAGCCGCCGGGCGGGAGAGCCTGGCCCGGGAGCGTGAGCTTTTGGCCCGTGGCCAAAAGAAACAGCACGAGCTGCAGCAGAGCCTGCAGCCGCTGGCGGTCCGCTCCCAGGAGCGGCAGTCTCTGCAGGAAGCCATGCAGAGACTGCAGGGGCTGCGTTCTGCCGAGGCCCAGTGGGAATCGGCAGAACGTGAGCGCCAGGGCCGCGCGGCGGTGCTCGCAGCGGCGGAAGCGCGGCTGGCCGCCGCCGGGTCCCGGCGGCAGGCGCTGGATGCCGGGCGCGGGGAGCTGCTGGCCGCCGCCGCCCTGCACCAGGAAGAGCTGCGGACGGCCGAAGGGGCAGCGGGAGACGCTGCCGGCCGCCTGGAGGGGCACATCAGCGCGCTGGAGGCTGCGCTGAAGGAGCAGGAGGTTCACCGGCTCTCGCAGGCACTCGCCGGTGAACTCCAGGAAGGGGTTCCCTGCCCGGTATGCGGCAGTGAGCATCACCCCTCCCCTGCGCTTGTTCAGAAGCAGGGGGACCCTGAGGAGCTGGACAATAGGCTCCGCCATGTCCGCGCTCAGGCCCGGCAGGCGCTGGAGACGCGCCATCTGCTGCACAGCCTGCTGGAGCAGGACAGCTCGTGGCTTGCCGGGCTAGCGGGAGCCGCGTCCGAAGAGGCGCTGCACCAGTCGGCCGCTGGCTCGGCCGGGGCAGAGCCGGCTGCGGACAAGACGGCAAGCATTACTTCTCACGCCGCACCTACCACTCTCAGCAATTCCGAGTCTCACACCGCTTCTGATTCCTTGAGCACTTCGGAGCCTCTTAAGGCTTCCAAGCTCTCAAGCAGTCCCGGCTCTTATGCAGCATCTGACTCTCTGAACAGTTCAGATTCACACGCCGCACCTGGTTCCTTAAACGCCCCGGAGTCTCCCGACTCCCAGGCACCGGCACCCTCGCACCTCCCGGATGAACAAGCCCTATCTGCGCTGAATGGCCAGTTGTCTGCCTTGAACGAGCAGCTGGCCGCGCTGCGAGGACGCTCCGCAGAGCTGCGCCGTGCGGCCGCTGACTGGCAGCGTTCCCTGCAGGAGCTGGAGCAGGTGTATCACAAGGAAGCAGCAGGTGCCGAAGCGGAGAAGACTTGGCTGCAGGGGCTGTCTGTCAAGGCAGAGGAACTGGCTGCTTCAGCCAGCAAGCTAAGGGAGGAATGGAGCCGTCTCTTCCCGCAGCTTGCCCCGGAGGAAGCGGAGAGAACGTATCAGGAGATGCTTGGCAAGGATGAACGCGCCGAGGAGATCCGCAGCCGGCTGGAGATCAGCGTCAAGTTCCTGGACGAGAAAAGCCTCGCCGTACAGACGCTGAACGAGCAGCTGGCCGGGCTGGACAAGGAGCTGGCGCAGTGGGATGCGCAGCTTGAAGGCAAAGAGGCGCTTGCCCGTGATAAAGAGCAGCGACTGCGCGAATGGACCGACGGCCAGCCTGCCGGGGAACTGCTGGCCGCATGTGAACGCAGATTGCTGGAGCTGCAGACTGCGCTGGAACGCAGCCGGCAGGAACACCGCCGGGCAGCGGACAAGGCGCAGCAGCAGACCCGTGAAGCTGCGGTAGCCCGCCAGGCGGCAGAATCGGCGCAGGAGCATTATACCGCTGCCTCCGCCCAGTGGGAGGAGAGTCTGCAGTCTTCGCCGTTCGCTTCGGCCGCAGAGGTCGAGGCCTCATCGCTGGAGGCTGGAGAACGGGCGCAGGCCGCTGAGCGGGTGAAGTCCTACCGCGAAGAAGAGGCGGAGTGCCTGCTGCAGCTGCGGAGTATTGAAGACAAGCTGGCTGGAGCTGTGCTCAGCAGTGAAGAATGGCAGGAGAGCCAGGACGCACTGCTGAGGTGCAAAGAGGATGATGAAGCCTCGCTTCAGGCCCGTGCACGGGCAGAGCGGGATCTGGAGGATCTGCAGCAGCGCCATATCCGCTGGGTAGAGCTGGAGGACAAGCGGGCCGGACATGCGGCGATGCAGGAGCGTCTATCCAAGCTGCAGACCGTACTGCGCGGCAATGCCTTTGTCGAGTATATTGCAGAGGAGCAGCTGATGCAGGTATGCCAGGCTGCGTCACAGCGTCTGCGGTTCCTGAGCAAGCAGCGTTATGCATTGGAGGTGGATTCAGGCGGGGGCTTCGTCATCCGGGATGACGGGAATGGCGGCGTTAGACGTCCAGTGTCCACGTTATCCGGGGGAGAGACCTTCCTGACCTCCCTGTCGCTGGCGCTTGCCCTGTCAGCCCAGATTCAGCTGCGCGGACAATACCCGCTGCAATTCTTTTTCCTGGATGAGGGCTTTGGCACCCTGGACCCGGATCTGCTCGACACCGTCATCACTTCACTGGAGAGACTGCATAATGACCAATTGTCTGTGGGCATTATCAGCCATGTTCCTGAGCTTCGGGCCCGCCTGCCGCGCAAGCTGATCGTGGTTCCTGCAGAGCAGGGCGGCGGGGGTTCAACCATTCTTTTGGAAAAAATGTGA
- a CDS encoding exonuclease SbcCD subunit D — MRILHTGDWHLGRTLEGRSRQKEQEQFVDELVRIADSSGADLILMAGDVYDSVNPPAAAEQLFYDAAARLTAGGRPLVVISGNHDQPERVASVSPLVRRQGITLVGMPTSEPVTVHVARTGEVAKIAALPYPSEARLGELLAGDSGEAELRLAYSARVGRLMNLLGREFTPQTVNLAMSHIYVLGGVESDSERPIQVGGAYTVDPSALSCGAQYTALGHLHRAQRVKGDGMIRYSGSPLAYSFSEAGQAKSVAMIDVAPGGEPVFEEIYLSCGRPLVNWKSAGGLQEVYGWLDEGRDEGAFIDLELRLTEAMSMNDIQRLRKSREGIVHIRPIYPQMEQELEEMSRSRMPVQELFRRFYQRQTGGAEPDDSLIELFLELAEEERHEAAEGEEN; from the coding sequence ATGCGTATATTGCATACGGGAGACTGGCATTTGGGGCGGACGCTGGAGGGCCGAAGCCGGCAGAAGGAGCAGGAGCAGTTCGTGGATGAGCTGGTTAGGATAGCCGATTCCTCCGGGGCGGATCTGATTCTCATGGCGGGGGACGTCTATGATTCGGTCAATCCTCCGGCTGCGGCGGAGCAGCTGTTCTATGACGCGGCGGCCAGACTGACGGCAGGCGGCCGTCCGCTGGTGGTTATTTCGGGCAATCACGACCAGCCGGAGCGCGTAGCTTCCGTGTCTCCGCTTGTCCGCAGACAGGGGATTACGCTCGTCGGAATGCCGACTTCGGAACCGGTCACGGTGCATGTGGCCAGAACCGGCGAGGTTGCCAAAATCGCTGCGCTCCCTTACCCCTCCGAAGCCCGGCTGGGCGAGCTGCTTGCCGGAGACAGCGGAGAGGCTGAGCTGAGGCTGGCTTACAGCGCCCGGGTGGGGCGGCTGATGAATCTGCTTGGACGCGAGTTCACCCCGCAGACCGTCAATCTGGCGATGAGCCATATCTATGTGCTGGGCGGCGTGGAGAGTGACTCCGAACGGCCGATCCAGGTCGGCGGTGCGTATACCGTTGATCCTTCGGCACTCTCTTGCGGCGCGCAATATACCGCACTTGGGCATCTTCACCGCGCCCAGCGGGTCAAGGGCGACGGGATGATCCGCTACAGCGGCTCTCCGCTGGCTTACAGCTTCTCAGAAGCAGGCCAGGCCAAGTCGGTGGCCATGATTGATGTCGCACCCGGCGGGGAGCCGGTGTTCGAGGAGATCTATCTCTCCTGCGGGCGTCCGCTGGTGAACTGGAAGTCTGCGGGCGGATTGCAGGAGGTCTACGGCTGGCTGGATGAGGGCAGGGATGAAGGAGCATTCATTGATCTGGAGCTGCGGCTGACCGAGGCGATGTCGATGAATGATATCCAGCGGCTGCGCAAGTCACGGGAAGGCATCGTCCATATCCGGCCAATCTATCCGCAGATGGAGCAGGAGCTGGAAGAGATGTCCCGCTCCCGCATGCCGGTACAGGAGCTGTTCCGCAGGTTCTATCAGCGCCAGACCGGCGGTGCGGAGCCGGATGACAGCCTGATTGAGCTGTTCCTGGAGCTGGCGGAAGAAGAGCGGCACGAAGCTGCGGAAGGGGAGGAGAACTGA